The Streptococcus pantholopis genome has a segment encoding these proteins:
- the guaA gene encoding glutamine-hydrolyzing GMP synthase — MTDNSSLLSEVEKIIVLDYGSQYNQLIARRIRELGVFSELKSHKITADEVRALNPIGIVLSGGPNSVYADDAFDIDPAILELGIPILGICYGMQLLTEKLGGKVVPADLTGSREYGQSQLRLMDESLLFSDTPQEQTVLMSHGDAVTKLPQGFHLVGESNDCPYAAIENPDKQIYGIQFHPEVRHSEYGQTILKNFALNICQAKANWSMTNFIDMEIARIREQVGSQKVLLGLSGGVDSSVVGVLLQKAIGDQLTCIFVDHGLLRKDEGDQVMSMLGGRFGLNIIRVNAADRFLNLLAGISDPEQKRKIIGNEFVYVFDDEASKLKDVRFLAQGTLYTDVIESGTDTAQTIKSHHNVGGLPEDMQFDLIEPLNTLFKDEVRALGTALGMPDDIVWRQPFPGPGLAIRIIGEVTETKLETVRESDAILREEIAAAGLDREVWQYFTVNTGVQSVGVMGDSRTYDYTVAIRAITSVDGMTADFAKIPWEILQKISVRIVNEVSHVNRVVYDITSKPPATVEWE, encoded by the coding sequence ATGACTGATAATTCGAGTTTACTCAGTGAAGTTGAGAAAATTATTGTACTTGATTACGGCAGCCAGTATAACCAGCTAATTGCCCGGCGTATTCGTGAGTTAGGTGTTTTTTCTGAATTAAAAAGCCATAAAATCACTGCTGACGAGGTGCGGGCGCTTAATCCGATCGGAATAGTCCTTTCCGGCGGACCAAATTCTGTTTATGCTGACGATGCTTTTGATATTGATCCGGCTATCTTGGAATTAGGTATTCCTATTTTAGGAATTTGTTACGGTATGCAGCTTTTAACTGAAAAACTTGGAGGGAAAGTTGTTCCGGCAGATTTGACAGGCAGCAGGGAGTATGGCCAGTCACAATTACGTTTGATGGATGAATCCCTTCTGTTTTCAGATACGCCGCAGGAGCAAACAGTACTGATGAGCCATGGTGATGCAGTTACAAAACTCCCGCAGGGGTTTCATTTAGTCGGTGAATCAAACGACTGCCCTTATGCTGCTATTGAAAATCCCGATAAACAGATCTACGGTATCCAATTCCATCCGGAAGTTCGCCATTCTGAATACGGTCAAACGATTTTGAAAAATTTTGCTCTGAATATCTGTCAGGCAAAAGCAAACTGGTCTATGACCAATTTTATTGATATGGAAATTGCCCGGATTCGTGAACAAGTCGGCAGCCAAAAAGTTTTGCTGGGACTTTCGGGCGGGGTGGATTCATCAGTCGTTGGCGTGCTTCTGCAAAAAGCAATCGGTGACCAGCTGACTTGCATTTTTGTTGATCACGGCCTTCTTCGTAAAGATGAAGGCGACCAAGTCATGTCTATGCTAGGCGGCAGGTTCGGTCTCAATATTATTCGGGTGAATGCTGCTGATCGTTTCTTAAATCTTTTGGCAGGCATTTCCGATCCTGAACAAAAACGAAAGATTATCGGCAATGAGTTTGTCTATGTTTTTGATGATGAAGCCAGTAAGCTTAAAGATGTCCGTTTCTTAGCGCAGGGAACTCTCTACACTGATGTCATCGAATCAGGAACCGATACAGCTCAAACCATAAAATCTCATCACAATGTCGGCGGCCTGCCAGAAGATATGCAGTTCGACTTAATCGAGCCCCTCAATACTCTTTTCAAAGATGAGGTGCGTGCCCTCGGTACGGCCCTTGGCATGCCCGATGATATTGTCTGGAGACAGCCATTCCCAGGACCTGGCTTAGCTATTCGAATTATTGGTGAAGTGACCGAGACAAAACTGGAAACGGTTCGGGAATCAGATGCAATCCTGCGGGAAGAAATTGCTGCAGCAGGCTTGGACCGTGAAGTCTGGCAGTATTTTACAGTCAATACCGGTGTTCAGTCCGTTGGTGTAATGGGAGACAGCCGCACCTATGATTATACTGTCGCTATCCGGGCCATTACATCTGTCGATGGCATGACGGCTGACTTTGCTAAAATCCCTTGGGAGATTTTGCAGAAAATTTCTGTCCGTATTGTCAATGAGGTCAGCCATGTTAACCGTGTTGTTTACGACATTACCAGCAAACCGCCGGCAACTGTCGAGTGGGAATAA
- a CDS encoding NRAMP family divalent metal transporter → MTEHTEEHSTWKSKFQAVGPGILLASAAVGGSHIVSSTQAGAIYGWQLAIIILLINLFKYPFFRFGSQYTLQNDKSLIEGYKEKGKIYLWVFFVMNIFSALVNTAAVGILAAAILFNIFPDGFGLSIAQLTTAIIVIIWSMLLIGGYQFLDRLAKWVMTALTIATVLAVVIALFRHREYAPGFVAPSPWQMAALPFIVSLMGWMPAPIEISAINSMWSAEKRKTVKMSYLDGIFDFNIGYIGTAVLAFIFLALGALIQFGSGEEVKSASAEYIAQFVNMYASVLGDWSRFLITFIAFLCIFGTVITVIDGYSRANNESLRLLLNKKEASQKSLYVWMTLTAVIGIIIVYLFAGNVATMLRFAMIASFLTTPIFAYLNYSLVNNTEHEVKGWLKALSIAGLIYLFGFALFFLYAIATGKV, encoded by the coding sequence ATGACCGAACACACTGAAGAACATTCAACCTGGAAAAGCAAATTTCAAGCTGTAGGGCCGGGAATTCTGCTGGCTTCTGCAGCTGTCGGCGGTTCACATATTGTGTCTTCAACACAGGCTGGGGCTATCTATGGCTGGCAGCTGGCTATCATCATTCTCTTAATTAATCTGTTTAAGTATCCTTTTTTCCGTTTCGGCAGTCAGTATACTTTACAGAACGACAAAAGTTTGATAGAAGGCTATAAAGAAAAAGGCAAGATTTACCTTTGGGTTTTCTTTGTCATGAACATTTTCTCAGCTCTTGTCAATACTGCAGCGGTAGGGATTTTAGCAGCAGCTATCCTCTTTAATATCTTTCCCGATGGCTTTGGCCTATCGATTGCACAGCTGACAACTGCTATCATTGTGATTATCTGGAGCATGCTCTTAATCGGCGGTTACCAATTTCTGGATCGACTAGCCAAATGGGTAATGACTGCTTTGACTATTGCAACAGTTCTGGCAGTTGTCATAGCTTTGTTCAGACACCGTGAATACGCACCGGGCTTTGTAGCACCGTCTCCTTGGCAAATGGCTGCCCTGCCCTTTATCGTTTCTCTGATGGGCTGGATGCCAGCACCGATTGAAATTTCAGCCATCAATTCGATGTGGTCTGCAGAAAAGCGCAAAACGGTTAAAATGTCCTATTTGGACGGTATTTTCGACTTTAATATCGGTTATATCGGAACAGCTGTTTTGGCCTTTATTTTTCTAGCATTAGGAGCTCTTATTCAGTTTGGATCGGGAGAAGAAGTAAAAAGTGCCAGTGCAGAATATATTGCCCAGTTTGTCAATATGTATGCCTCTGTCCTTGGTGACTGGTCGCGGTTCTTGATTACCTTTATTGCTTTTCTATGTATTTTCGGTACTGTCATTACTGTTATTGACGGTTACTCACGTGCCAATAATGAATCGCTTCGCTTGCTCTTAAATAAAAAGGAAGCTTCACAAAAGTCGCTCTATGTTTGGATGACCTTAACGGCAGTTATTGGTATTATAATCGTTTACTTATTTGCTGGTAATGTAGCTACCATGCTGCGGTTTGCTATGATTGCATCCTTCTTAACAACACCAATCTTTGCTTATTTGAACTATTCACTTGTAAATAATACCGAACATGAAGTTAAAGGCTGGCTTAAAGCCCTGTCTATTGCCGGTCTGATTTATCTTTTCGGTTTTGCCCTTTTCTTCCTTTACGCCATTGCTACTGGTAAAGTTTAG
- a CDS encoding DUF1002 domain-containing protein encodes MRFKKILLSLGLVLSLCFTLTTVQAADSSIQDVIDETYVQPDYVLGYSLSSDQRDQTLSLLGYDSAADTQVKTLTTSSYAKIMNVADDSSLQLYSSVKIQKLGAKEILSVRIVTPENITKVTEDMYRNAAVTLGIEHAEITVASPIAVTGESALAGIYYSLEENGAEVSDESKELAQEELNALSDINAENQGKDGYDADKLNVALTDIKTAVADSDNLTKEDVRQIVEETLDNYGLSSSMTNDQITLIVNFAFNLSQSKIINSSSFKATLNSLKDSIVNNAGSTFDNINLNFDASSVIESSKGFFANIWQQIVAFFQQFIG; translated from the coding sequence ATGCGCTTTAAAAAAATTCTTTTAAGTTTGGGATTGGTGCTTTCCCTCTGTTTTACGCTGACAACCGTTCAGGCAGCTGACTCCAGCATTCAGGACGTGATTGATGAGACCTATGTCCAGCCGGACTATGTTCTGGGCTATTCTCTCTCCAGTGATCAGCGGGATCAGACACTCAGCCTCTTGGGTTATGACAGTGCGGCGGATACTCAGGTCAAAACACTGACAACATCTTCCTATGCTAAGATTATGAATGTCGCTGATGATTCAAGCTTGCAGCTTTACTCATCTGTGAAAATTCAAAAACTCGGCGCCAAAGAAATATTAAGCGTTCGTATTGTCACACCAGAAAATATCACCAAAGTAACAGAGGATATGTACCGCAATGCTGCTGTTACCTTAGGAATTGAGCATGCCGAAATTACAGTAGCTTCCCCTATCGCAGTAACAGGAGAAAGTGCCTTAGCCGGAATCTATTACTCGCTTGAAGAAAACGGTGCTGAAGTTTCAGACGAAAGCAAAGAGTTAGCTCAGGAAGAATTGAATGCCCTGTCTGATATTAATGCTGAAAATCAAGGGAAAGACGGCTATGATGCCGACAAACTCAATGTCGCACTGACAGACATCAAGACAGCTGTAGCCGATAGTGATAACTTGACAAAAGAAGATGTTCGCCAGATTGTTGAGGAGACACTTGATAATTACGGCTTGAGTTCGTCAATGACAAACGATCAGATTACCTTGATTGTTAATTTCGCCTTTAATTTATCGCAGTCTAAAATCATTAACAGCAGCAGTTTCAAAGCAACTTTAAACTCACTTAAAGACAGCATTGTTAACAATGCCGGTTCAACCTTCGATAATATCAACCTCAATTTCGACGCTAGCAGTGTGATTGAGTCAAGTAAAGGGTTCTTTGCCAATATTTGGCAGCAAATTGTTGCCTTCTTCCAACAGTTTATAGGATAA
- a CDS encoding VOC family protein yields the protein MELTLIHHIAIIVSDYDKSREFYVDKLGFSVIRENHRPKRHDYKLDLKCGDIELEIFGNKLTDPDYSAPPARIGLPEWPREACGLRHLAFYVEDVEKVKAELESKGIFVEPIRSDDYTGRKMTFFFDPDGLPLELHE from the coding sequence ATGGAACTAACCCTTATTCATCATATTGCGATCATCGTTTCAGATTATGATAAATCCCGTGAATTTTATGTTGATAAGCTGGGATTTTCTGTTATTCGGGAAAACCATCGTCCAAAGCGGCATGATTATAAATTAGATTTAAAATGCGGGGATATTGAATTGGAAATTTTTGGCAATAAGCTGACTGACCCCGATTATTCTGCTCCGCCGGCACGCATCGGTCTGCCTGAATGGCCGCGTGAAGCTTGCGGTCTGCGCCATCTCGCCTTTTATGTTGAAGATGTCGAAAAAGTCAAAGCTGAGCTGGAGTCAAAGGGGATTTTTGTTGAGCCCATTCGCTCTGATGATTATACCGGTCGAAAGATGACCTTCTTTTTTGACCCGGACGGTCTGCCTTTGGAACTGCATGAGTAA
- a CDS encoding class A sortase, translating to MKKRSTHKPKKSKIKNFFRWLVFSLLLILGLALIFNKSIRNTLIAWNSNKYQVSNISRKTLKENAAKKASYDFEAVESVSTEAILEAQMAAQKLPVIGGIAIPDIGINLPIFKGLGNTELMYGAGTMKEEQVMGGENNYALASHHVFGINGSSQMLFSPLTKAKIGMKIYLTDKEMIYTYIIDRVDAVSPDHIEVLNDSPGNSEVTLVTCTDAEATNRIIVHGTLEASVAFDQAASDIKKAFNTSYNQISL from the coding sequence ATGAAAAAAAGATCAACACATAAGCCCAAAAAAAGTAAGATAAAAAATTTTTTTCGCTGGCTTGTTTTTAGCCTTTTGCTTATTCTTGGGCTGGCTTTGATTTTTAATAAATCAATTCGCAATACTTTGATTGCCTGGAATTCAAATAAATATCAAGTTAGCAATATTTCCAGAAAAACGCTCAAAGAAAATGCAGCCAAGAAAGCCAGCTATGACTTTGAAGCGGTGGAATCTGTCAGCACAGAGGCGATACTGGAAGCACAAATGGCAGCTCAAAAACTGCCTGTTATCGGCGGTATTGCTATTCCTGATATCGGCATTAATTTGCCAATTTTTAAGGGCCTGGGCAATACTGAGCTGATGTACGGCGCCGGGACAATGAAGGAGGAGCAAGTGATGGGCGGTGAAAATAACTACGCACTGGCCAGCCATCATGTTTTTGGCATCAATGGCTCTTCCCAAATGCTTTTTTCGCCTTTGACAAAAGCAAAAATCGGAATGAAAATTTATTTAACTGATAAAGAAATGATTTACACCTATATTATTGACCGTGTCGATGCCGTTAGTCCGGATCATATTGAAGTGCTCAACGACAGTCCTGGAAACAGTGAAGTAACTCTTGTTACCTGTACTGATGCAGAAGCAACTAACCGGATTATTGTTCATGGGACTTTAGAAGCTTCTGTTGCTTTTGATCAAGCAGCTTCTGATATTAAAAAAGCTTTTAATACGTCTTATAATCAGATATCACTCTAA
- the gyrA gene encoding DNA gyrase subunit A, with protein MQDKNLVDVNLTSEMKTSFIDYAMSVIVARALPDVRDGLKPVHRRILYGMNELGVTPDKPHKKSARITGDVMGKYHPHGDSSIYEAMVRMAQWWSYRHMLVDGHGNFGSMDGDGAAAQRYTEARMSKIALEMLRDINKNTVDFQDNYDGSEREPLALPARFPNLLVNGATGIAVGMATNIPPHNLGESIDAVKLVMDKPDVTTRELMEVIPGPDFPTGALVMGKSGIHRAYDTGKGSIVLRSRTEIETSRSGRERIVVTEFPYGVNKTKVHEHIVRLAQEKRVEGITAVRDESSREGVRFIIEVRRDASASVILNNLFKLTSLQTNFSFNMLAIENGVPKILSLRQIIDNYITHQKEVIVRRTEFDKEKAESRAHILEGLLIALDHLDEVIQIIRNSETDLIAQTELMERFELSERQSQAILDMRLRRLTGLERDKIQSEYDDLIALIADLADILAKPERVIAIIKEELDDIKRKYADKRRTELMVGEVLSLEDEDLIEEEDVLITLSNKGYIKRLSQDEFRVQKRGGRGVQGTGVNEDDFVSELVSTSTHDTLLFFTNFGRVYRLKAYEVPEYGRTAKGLPIVNLLKLDENETVQTIINARRQDVQDNYFFFTTRQGLVKRTSVSEFSHIRQNGLKALTLKEQDELINVILTKGKDDIIIGTQTGYSVRFNESAVRIMGRTASGVRGVNLRTGDKVVGASSVTDNQEVIIITEKGFGKRTSAKDYPTKGRGGKGIKTAKITDKNGPLARLATVNGDEDLMLITDTGVIIRTNVASISQTGRSTMGVKVMKLANEAKIVTFALIAPEETETSEEN; from the coding sequence ATGCAAGACAAAAATTTAGTCGATGTTAATCTGACAAGTGAAATGAAAACAAGTTTCATTGACTATGCGATGAGCGTCATTGTTGCTCGGGCACTCCCCGATGTCAGAGACGGTTTAAAACCGGTACATCGCCGCATTTTATATGGTATGAATGAGTTAGGTGTAACACCTGATAAACCTCATAAAAAATCTGCCCGCATTACAGGGGATGTCATGGGTAAGTACCATCCTCACGGAGATTCATCTATTTATGAGGCTATGGTACGGATGGCTCAGTGGTGGTCTTATCGGCATATGCTGGTTGACGGTCACGGCAATTTCGGTTCTATGGACGGAGACGGAGCAGCGGCTCAGCGTTACACTGAAGCCAGAATGAGCAAGATTGCCTTGGAGATGCTTCGTGATATTAACAAAAATACGGTAGACTTTCAGGATAACTATGACGGAAGCGAACGTGAGCCCTTGGCTCTGCCGGCCCGTTTTCCCAATCTTTTGGTCAATGGTGCCACAGGTATCGCTGTTGGGATGGCAACCAATATTCCGCCCCACAATCTCGGAGAATCAATCGATGCTGTCAAATTAGTTATGGATAAGCCTGACGTAACGACACGTGAGCTGATGGAAGTGATTCCAGGTCCTGATTTTCCTACCGGCGCTTTGGTTATGGGAAAATCGGGCATACACCGGGCTTATGATACTGGGAAAGGTTCAATTGTTCTGCGTTCCCGCACAGAAATCGAAACAAGCAGAAGCGGCCGCGAACGAATTGTCGTCACTGAATTCCCTTACGGTGTCAATAAGACAAAGGTGCATGAACATATTGTCCGCCTTGCTCAGGAAAAGCGCGTAGAAGGAATTACTGCTGTCCGTGATGAATCAAGCCGGGAAGGGGTGCGTTTTATCATTGAGGTGCGCCGCGATGCTTCAGCCAGTGTTATTTTGAATAATCTTTTCAAACTGACCAGCCTGCAAACAAATTTCAGCTTTAATATGCTGGCTATTGAAAATGGCGTTCCTAAAATTTTATCTCTCCGGCAGATTATTGACAATTACATTACTCATCAAAAGGAAGTCATTGTCCGCCGCACTGAGTTTGACAAAGAGAAGGCAGAAAGCAGAGCTCATATTTTAGAAGGACTCCTTATCGCTCTGGATCATCTGGATGAAGTGATTCAAATTATCCGCAACAGTGAAACGGATTTGATTGCTCAGACAGAACTGATGGAGCGCTTTGAGCTGTCAGAGCGTCAAAGCCAGGCCATTTTAGATATGCGCCTGCGCCGCCTGACAGGTTTAGAGCGTGATAAAATCCAGTCTGAATATGACGATTTAATAGCTTTGATTGCTGATTTAGCCGATATTCTGGCTAAACCAGAACGGGTCATTGCGATTATTAAAGAAGAACTTGATGATATTAAACGTAAGTACGCTGACAAACGGCGGACAGAATTGATGGTAGGAGAAGTACTGTCACTTGAAGATGAAGACTTGATTGAAGAAGAAGATGTCTTGATTACCTTATCCAATAAAGGTTATATTAAGCGCCTGAGCCAAGATGAATTTCGGGTTCAAAAACGAGGCGGCCGCGGTGTCCAAGGAACAGGAGTAAATGAAGATGACTTCGTCTCAGAGCTGGTTTCAACCAGCACCCATGATACGCTGCTCTTTTTCACCAATTTCGGCCGCGTCTACCGCTTAAAAGCTTACGAAGTTCCGGAATACGGCCGGACTGCTAAAGGTCTGCCTATTGTCAATCTTTTGAAACTTGATGAAAATGAAACTGTTCAAACGATTATCAATGCACGGCGTCAAGATGTCCAAGACAACTATTTCTTTTTTACAACAAGACAAGGGCTTGTCAAAAGGACTAGTGTTTCTGAATTCAGCCATATTCGGCAGAATGGACTCAAAGCGCTGACGCTTAAAGAACAGGATGAACTTATCAATGTTATCTTAACCAAAGGGAAAGATGATATTATCATCGGAACCCAGACAGGCTATTCCGTTCGTTTCAACGAAAGTGCTGTGCGCATCATGGGCCGGACAGCCAGCGGTGTGCGCGGTGTCAATTTGCGTACCGGTGACAAGGTTGTCGGTGCTTCTTCGGTGACAGACAATCAGGAAGTGATCATCATAACTGAAAAAGGCTTTGGTAAGCGAACATCAGCCAAAGATTATCCGACCAAAGGCCGCGGCGGCAAAGGGATTAAGACGGCCAAGATTACAGATAAAAATGGACCCCTTGCCCGACTGGCGACGGTTAATGGCGATGAGGACTTGATGCTGATAACTGATACCGGGGTTATCATTCGGACAAATGTTGCCAGCATCTCGCAAACCGGACGGTCGACAATGGGCGTTAAGGTTATGAAACTTGCCAATGAAGCTAAAATTGTAACCTTTGCTCTGATTGCTCCTGAAGAGACTGAAACTAGCGAAGAAAACTGA
- a CDS encoding L-lactate dehydrogenase — MTATKQHKKVILVGDGAVGSSYAFTLVNQGIAQELGIIEIPQLYEKAVGDALDLSHALAFTSPKKIYAAQYSDCADADLVVITAGAPQKPGETRLDLVDKNLAINKSIVTQVVESGFNGIFLVAANPVDILTYSTWKFSGFPKERVIGSGTSLDTARYRQALAVKIGIDARSVHAYIMGEHGDSEFAVWSHANVAGVKLEKWLQDNRDIDEQGLVDLFISVRDAAYSIIEKKGATFYGIAVALARITKAILDDESAVLPLSVFQSGQYEGVEDVFIGQPAIVGAHGIVRPVNIPLNDAELQKMQASAKQLKEIIDEAFAKEEFASAAKN, encoded by the coding sequence ATGACTGCAACTAAACAACATAAAAAAGTTATCCTTGTCGGTGACGGTGCTGTAGGTTCATCTTATGCCTTTACTCTGGTCAATCAAGGAATTGCTCAAGAGCTCGGTATCATTGAAATCCCTCAGCTTTATGAAAAGGCAGTGGGAGATGCACTCGACCTAAGCCATGCTCTCGCCTTCACTTCCCCTAAAAAGATTTATGCTGCTCAGTATTCTGACTGTGCTGATGCTGACCTAGTCGTTATCACTGCTGGTGCCCCTCAAAAACCGGGTGAAACACGCCTTGATTTGGTCGACAAAAATCTTGCTATCAATAAATCCATTGTTACTCAGGTTGTAGAATCAGGCTTCAATGGTATCTTCCTCGTTGCTGCTAACCCAGTTGATATTTTGACTTACTCCACATGGAAATTCTCAGGTTTCCCTAAAGAGCGTGTTATCGGTTCAGGAACTTCGCTTGATACTGCTCGCTACCGTCAGGCACTGGCTGTTAAAATTGGTATCGATGCACGTTCAGTTCACGCTTATATCATGGGAGAACACGGGGACTCCGAATTTGCCGTTTGGTCACATGCCAATGTTGCCGGCGTTAAATTGGAGAAATGGCTGCAGGATAATCGCGACATTGATGAACAAGGTCTTGTAGATTTGTTTATTTCTGTCCGTGATGCTGCTTACTCCATTATTGAGAAAAAAGGTGCTACTTTCTACGGTATCGCAGTTGCTCTGGCTCGTATCACAAAGGCTATCCTTGATGATGAAAGTGCAGTCCTGCCGCTCTCTGTTTTCCAGAGCGGTCAGTATGAAGGAGTTGAAGATGTCTTTATCGGCCAGCCGGCAATTGTCGGAGCACATGGTATTGTCCGTCCGGTAAATATCCCGCTTAACGATGCAGAACTGCAAAAAATGCAGGCATCAGCTAAACAGCTCAAAGAAATTATTGACGAAGCTTTTGCTAAAGAAGAATTTGCGTCTGCTGCTAAAAATTAA
- the nox gene encoding H2O-forming NADH oxidase: protein MSKIVVVGTNHAGTMAIKTMLNNYGNDNEIVTFDQNSNISFLGCGMALWIGEQIDGPEGLFYSDKEQLEAMGAKVYMNSPVISIDYDNKEVKALVDGKEHIESYDKLILATGSQPIIPPVKGVEIQEGSREFKATLENLQFVKLYQNAEEVIEKLHNPEIKRVAVVGAGYIGVELAEAFQRKGKDVVLVDIADTCMGGYYDREFTDLMSRNLEEHGVKLAFGQAVQAVEGQGKVERLVTDKETFDVDMVLMAVGFRPNTALGDGKLETFRNGAWVVNKKQETSMKDVYAIGDCATVYDNARNDTNYIALASNAVRTGIVAAHNACGREVEGPGVQGSNGISIYGLNMVSTGLTLEKAKQAGYEAVETSFKDLQKPGFIKHNNYEVTIKIVYDKKSRIILGCQMVSKEDISMGIHMFSLAIQEKVTIDKLALLDLFFLPHFNQPYNYITMAALSAEDLAQ, encoded by the coding sequence ATGAGCAAAATTGTTGTTGTGGGCACAAACCACGCTGGCACAATGGCTATTAAGACCATGCTGAACAACTATGGAAATGACAATGAAATTGTGACTTTTGATCAGAATTCTAATATCTCTTTCTTAGGCTGCGGTATGGCACTTTGGATTGGTGAACAAATTGATGGGCCGGAAGGGCTTTTCTATTCAGATAAGGAACAGTTAGAAGCAATGGGAGCTAAAGTTTATATGAACTCTCCTGTTATTAGTATTGATTATGACAATAAGGAAGTTAAAGCACTGGTAGACGGCAAGGAGCATATTGAGTCATATGACAAGCTGATTTTGGCTACCGGCTCCCAGCCGATTATTCCTCCTGTCAAGGGAGTAGAAATCCAGGAAGGATCTCGCGAATTTAAAGCAACCTTAGAAAATCTGCAATTTGTAAAATTATATCAAAATGCAGAAGAAGTGATTGAAAAACTGCACAATCCTGAAATCAAACGTGTAGCTGTTGTCGGAGCCGGCTATATCGGTGTTGAACTGGCTGAAGCTTTCCAACGTAAAGGCAAGGACGTAGTCCTTGTTGATATAGCGGACACCTGTATGGGAGGCTATTACGACCGTGAATTTACGGATTTAATGAGCCGCAATCTGGAGGAACACGGAGTTAAGCTCGCTTTTGGTCAAGCAGTTCAAGCTGTTGAAGGTCAGGGAAAAGTTGAACGTCTGGTGACAGATAAGGAAACTTTTGATGTTGATATGGTATTGATGGCTGTCGGTTTTCGGCCAAACACGGCTCTTGGAGACGGGAAATTGGAAACCTTCCGCAATGGTGCTTGGGTAGTTAATAAAAAACAAGAAACCAGCATGAAAGATGTTTATGCGATTGGTGACTGTGCGACGGTCTATGATAATGCACGCAATGATACAAACTATATTGCTTTGGCTTCTAATGCCGTTCGAACAGGGATTGTGGCAGCTCACAATGCTTGCGGACGTGAGGTTGAAGGTCCCGGCGTTCAAGGATCAAATGGGATTTCTATTTACGGCCTTAACATGGTCTCAACCGGTCTGACATTGGAAAAAGCAAAACAAGCAGGATACGAAGCAGTAGAGACAAGCTTTAAAGATTTGCAAAAACCTGGTTTTATCAAGCACAACAATTATGAAGTGACTATTAAGATTGTTTATGACAAAAAAAGCCGTATAATTTTGGGCTGTCAAATGGTTTCTAAGGAGGACATTTCGATGGGCATTCATATGTTCTCCTTGGCGATTCAGGAGAAAGTGACAATTGATAAATTAGCTCTTCTGGATCTATTCTTCCTCCCTCATTTTAATCAGCCTTATAACTATATTACCATGGCGGCTCTCTCTGCCGAAGATTTAGCTCAGTAG
- a CDS encoding ABC transporter permease: MNLVTVLTLLVSSMLIYAAPLIFTSIGGTFSERSGTVNVGLEGIMVMGAFSGVVFNLHFASLFGPFTPWVAALAAGLIGVLYSLLHALATVNFRANHVVSGTVLNLIAPSLAVFLCRVMYDGKGQTDTISKSFGRFSFPILKDIPVIGRIFFNNTSLAGYVAILVAFISWFVIFKTRFGLRLRSVGEHPQAADTLGINVYLFRYAGIMISGFFGGIGGAIYAQSISNNFSITTIAGPGFIALAAMIFGRWNPIGAMLSSLFFGLSQSLAIVGSSIPFLSSIPSVYLQIAPYVLTILVLAAFFGQAVAPKADGVNYIKSK; encoded by the coding sequence ATGAATCTAGTAACTGTTTTAACCTTATTAGTGTCCTCCATGCTGATCTATGCAGCACCGCTGATTTTTACCAGTATCGGCGGAACATTCTCAGAGCGTTCCGGTACGGTAAATGTCGGACTCGAAGGTATCATGGTGATGGGTGCTTTTTCAGGAGTTGTCTTTAATTTGCATTTTGCCTCTCTTTTTGGCCCTTTCACACCTTGGGTAGCTGCTCTTGCTGCTGGCTTAATAGGGGTGCTTTATTCGCTCCTGCATGCTTTAGCAACGGTTAATTTTAGGGCCAACCATGTCGTTTCCGGAACTGTTTTGAATCTTATTGCACCTTCTTTAGCTGTTTTTCTCTGCCGCGTTATGTACGATGGCAAAGGGCAGACAGATACCATCTCCAAGTCATTTGGGCGCTTTTCTTTCCCAATTTTAAAAGATATTCCTGTTATTGGCCGGATTTTCTTTAATAATACTTCTTTAGCCGGCTATGTCGCTATTTTAGTCGCTTTTATTTCTTGGTTTGTTATTTTTAAAACGCGTTTTGGTCTTCGCCTCCGCTCTGTCGGAGAGCACCCGCAGGCAGCAGATACACTGGGGATCAATGTTTATCTTTTCCGCTACGCCGGTATCATGATTTCAGGATTTTTCGGCGGTATTGGCGGTGCTATCTATGCTCAGTCGATTTCCAATAATTTTTCGATAACCACAATTGCTGGACCGGGCTTTATTGCCTTGGCCGCCATGATTTTTGGACGTTGGAATCCCATCGGAGCCATGCTGTCCAGTCTATTCTTTGGCCTGTCTCAGTCATTAGCAATAGTGGGCAGTTCGATACCATTTTTATCATCGATTCCGTCAGTCTATTTGCAGATTGCTCCTTATGTCCTAACCATCCTCGTGCTAGCCGCCTTCTTTGGCCAAGCTGTCGCACCGAAAGCAGACGGTGTTAACTATATTAAGTCCAAATAA